One Microbacterium esteraromaticum genomic window carries:
- a CDS encoding DUF485 domain-containing protein, giving the protein MAQPTTGDSAQGIDYIAVEESERFQGLKRMQRSFVFPMAALFLIWYFVYVLLAAFATDFMSQRVWGDITIGLLMGLGQFVTTFVITMAYVSFANRRLDPIATEIREELEKTEARS; this is encoded by the coding sequence ATGGCACAACCGACGACGGGCGATTCCGCTCAGGGAATCGACTACATCGCTGTCGAGGAATCGGAGAGATTTCAGGGACTGAAGCGAATGCAGCGGTCATTCGTCTTCCCGATGGCCGCGCTCTTCCTCATCTGGTATTTCGTTTATGTGCTGCTCGCCGCGTTCGCAACCGACTTCATGAGTCAGCGGGTCTGGGGCGACATCACCATAGGGCTGCTGATGGGACTGGGCCAATTCGTGACGACGTTCGTCATCACGATGGCTTATGTGTCATTCGCCAATCGCAGGCTCGACCCCATTGCGACCGAGATCCGAGAAGAGCTCGAGAAGACGGAGGCCCGGTCATGA
- a CDS encoding LuxR C-terminal-related transcriptional regulator, with protein MDADKRIGTAEDLVADGVRELAHRTRFPVAFGGLIEDGVVRVTSIVGNRTHSLDGLNVRPERGLGGRAMIELRPRMTSDYRTSQHITHDYDVFVLGEGLRTLLALPIVVEGRPRGVLYAGAWEETPIGGVTTAPAMSVAQSVANELHIRDEVERRMRSMRAEPALEGSHLEDLRESFAELRSIAASVADEKLRERIAAVERRLVGAAAPEPSAVTGAISTVRLSPRETDVLACAALGATNAEVAAQLGLKEGTVKAYLGAAMSKLDASTRHAAVARARRAGLLP; from the coding sequence GTGGACGCGGACAAGCGCATCGGCACGGCCGAGGACCTCGTCGCCGACGGCGTCCGCGAACTGGCTCACCGCACGCGCTTCCCGGTGGCATTCGGCGGACTCATCGAAGACGGGGTCGTGCGGGTGACGAGCATCGTCGGCAACCGCACGCACAGCCTGGACGGCTTGAACGTGCGTCCCGAGCGCGGGCTCGGGGGCCGCGCGATGATCGAGCTGCGACCGCGGATGACCAGCGACTACCGCACGTCGCAGCACATCACCCACGACTACGACGTGTTCGTGCTCGGCGAGGGCCTGCGCACTCTGCTCGCGCTGCCGATAGTCGTGGAAGGACGTCCTCGCGGCGTGCTCTACGCCGGCGCGTGGGAGGAGACCCCGATCGGCGGCGTGACGACCGCGCCGGCGATGAGCGTGGCCCAGAGCGTCGCGAACGAGCTGCACATCCGCGACGAGGTCGAGCGCCGTATGCGATCGATGAGAGCGGAGCCTGCGCTGGAGGGCTCGCACCTCGAAGATCTCAGGGAGAGCTTCGCCGAGCTGCGCAGCATCGCCGCCTCGGTCGCCGACGAGAAGCTGCGAGAGCGCATCGCCGCCGTCGAACGACGCCTCGTCGGCGCCGCCGCCCCTGAGCCGTCTGCCGTGACGGGAGCGATCAGCACGGTGCGACTCTCGCCGCGCGAGACGGACGTCCTCGCGTGCGCCGCCCTCGGTGCGACGAATGCGGAGGTCGCCGCGCAGCTCGGATTGAAAGAAGGCACGGTCAAGGCCTATCTCGGCGCGGCGATGTCGAAACTCGACGCCTCCACGCGCCATGCTGCCGTGGCGCGGGCCCGCCGCGCCGGCCTTCTTCCCTGA
- a CDS encoding histone-like nucleoid-structuring protein Lsr2, whose translation MARRIVHQLVDDIDGTLLDAGEGETVHFALNGVAYEIDLTNSHAEELRDALAPYIEAGRRAAGSSSSRPSAPRRRAARSSETVEIREWAKKQGLKVSERGRIAADVVEAYRAAH comes from the coding sequence ATGGCTCGAAGAATTGTGCATCAACTGGTCGACGACATCGACGGAACGCTGCTCGACGCAGGCGAAGGAGAGACCGTCCATTTCGCATTGAACGGGGTCGCCTATGAGATCGATCTGACGAATTCCCACGCAGAGGAGCTGCGCGATGCGCTCGCTCCGTACATCGAGGCGGGCCGACGTGCGGCGGGCTCCTCCTCTTCCCGCCCGTCGGCGCCCCGCCGCCGTGCCGCTCGCAGCTCGGAGACAGTCGAGATCCGCGAATGGGCGAAGAAGCAGGGCCTGAAGGTCTCGGAGCGGGGGCGGATCGCCGCCGACGTGGTCGAGGCCTATCGCGCCGCGCACTGA
- a CDS encoding HNH endonuclease, translating to MRTLVLNAGYEPLTVISFKRAMVLVMNEKASVIERVEDDPVIAGRRRYDRPVVILLTRYVRVPTARRQPVTRRGVLRRDDHRCGYCGKAASTIDHIMPRSRGGADSWENLVACCLRCNNAKSDRTPQEMGWELRRVPRAPHGGTWVVRGAERGDPVWERYLALAA from the coding sequence ATGCGCACACTGGTCCTGAACGCCGGATACGAGCCCCTGACGGTGATCTCGTTCAAGAGAGCCATGGTTCTCGTGATGAATGAGAAGGCCAGCGTGATCGAGCGCGTGGAGGATGATCCAGTCATCGCCGGACGCAGACGCTACGACCGGCCGGTCGTGATCCTGCTCACCCGCTACGTGCGCGTGCCGACCGCGCGTCGTCAGCCGGTGACTCGGCGCGGAGTGCTGCGCCGCGATGACCATCGCTGCGGCTACTGCGGCAAGGCGGCCTCCACCATCGACCACATCATGCCGCGCTCTCGCGGGGGAGCGGACAGCTGGGAGAATCTGGTCGCCTGCTGTCTGCGCTGCAACAACGCGAAGAGCGACCGCACGCCGCAGGAGATGGGATGGGAGCTGCGTCGGGTGCCGCGTGCGCCGCACGGCGGCACATGGGTTGTGCGCGGTGCAGAGCGCGGAGATCCGGTGTGGGAGCGCTATTTGGCTCTGGCGGCCTAG
- a CDS encoding M23 family metallopeptidase, whose protein sequence is MRTVAILGAVCALVAGVALPALASSKPAPAEATTLQQMAFDDAQSLVVASEATSAPLERGTYSATTPDEIAKKKAEEAAKERAAAAAAAARVASSTQGGGRLSDADLRLVAAGSGAVRYPLPQGSYYVSRTLSGSHNGADMVAPAGTPIFAATGGVVRVSSESYFGYGVAVVIDSVVGGKRVSTLYAHMTNGTRAVQAGQTVEPGQFIGKVGNTGRSYGAHLHFEVKVNGSLVEPIGWLRANAG, encoded by the coding sequence ATGCGCACCGTCGCGATCCTCGGCGCAGTCTGCGCCCTCGTCGCGGGTGTCGCGCTTCCGGCACTGGCCTCCTCGAAGCCTGCTCCGGCCGAGGCCACCACTCTGCAGCAGATGGCGTTCGACGACGCGCAGTCGCTCGTCGTGGCATCGGAGGCCACCAGTGCTCCGCTCGAGCGCGGCACCTATTCGGCCACGACCCCCGATGAGATCGCGAAGAAGAAGGCCGAGGAGGCCGCCAAGGAGCGCGCCGCAGCAGCCGCTGCCGCGGCCCGCGTCGCCTCCAGCACTCAGGGGGGTGGCCGACTCAGCGACGCCGACCTCCGCCTCGTCGCCGCAGGGTCCGGTGCCGTCCGCTACCCGCTGCCCCAGGGCTCCTACTACGTCAGCCGCACGCTCAGCGGCAGCCACAACGGTGCCGACATGGTCGCGCCCGCAGGCACTCCGATCTTCGCCGCCACGGGCGGCGTGGTGCGCGTCTCGTCCGAGAGCTACTTCGGATACGGCGTGGCCGTCGTCATCGACTCGGTCGTGGGCGGCAAGCGCGTGTCGACGCTCTACGCGCACATGACCAACGGCACCCGCGCCGTGCAGGCCGGCCAGACGGTCGAGCCCGGCCAGTTCATCGGCAAGGTGGGCAACACGGGTCGCTCCTACGGGGCGCACCTGCACTTCGAGGTCAAGGTCAACGGATCACTGGTCGAGCCGATCGGCTGGCTGCGCGCCAACGCCGGCTGA
- a CDS encoding metal-dependent transcriptional regulator, whose protein sequence is MTDLIDTTEMYLRTILELEEENIVPLRARISERLGHSGPTVSQTVGRMERDGLVVVSEDRRLELTDDGRRKAVDVMRKHRLAERLLSDVIGLDWAYVHEEACRWEHVMSEQVERRLVELLGHPTESPYGNPIPGLDQLGDIETPAFETGVVGLVKKLDAADGPITGTVRRLAEPAQVSPELLEQLREAGVVPGASGDYRYSEGYVLIQMDGSDEGLELPVELASHIFLVGENA, encoded by the coding sequence ATGACCGATCTGATCGACACCACTGAGATGTACCTGCGCACCATCCTCGAGCTCGAGGAGGAGAACATCGTCCCGCTCCGTGCGCGCATCTCCGAGCGGCTGGGCCATTCCGGTCCCACCGTGTCGCAGACCGTCGGCCGCATGGAGCGCGACGGCCTCGTCGTCGTCTCCGAGGATCGCCGTCTCGAGCTCACCGACGACGGCCGCCGCAAGGCGGTCGACGTGATGCGCAAGCACCGCCTCGCCGAGCGGCTGCTCTCCGACGTGATCGGCCTCGACTGGGCGTATGTCCACGAAGAGGCGTGCCGCTGGGAGCACGTGATGAGCGAGCAGGTCGAGCGCCGCCTCGTGGAGCTTCTCGGTCATCCGACCGAGTCGCCTTACGGCAACCCCATCCCCGGCCTCGATCAGCTCGGCGACATCGAGACCCCGGCATTCGAGACCGGTGTCGTCGGTCTCGTCAAGAAGCTGGATGCCGCCGACGGTCCCATCACGGGCACCGTGCGCCGTCTCGCGGAGCCGGCGCAGGTCAGCCCTGAGCTGCTCGAGCAGCTGCGCGAGGCGGGCGTCGTCCCCGGCGCGAGCGGTGACTACCGCTACAGCGAGGGCTATGTGCTGATCCAGATGGATGGCAGCGACGAAGGGCTGGAGCTGCCGGTCGAACTGGCGTCGCACATCTTCCTGGTCGGAGAGAACGCCTGA
- the serC gene encoding phosphoserine transaminase: MSIEIPRELLPADGRFGCGPSKVRPAQVQALAAAGVGLLGTSHRQAPVKNLVGSVRERLAALFRLPDGYEIILGNGGSTAFWDAAAFGLIEQRSQNLVFGEFGGKFAKAAAAPWLDAPDVRTAEAGTLTTPEVVDGVDVFAWPHNETSTGVAAAVQRVAADGALTVIDATSAAGGIDFDVAQADVYYFAPQKNLGSDGGLWFAAVSPAAIDRIERIAASGRYIPEFLSLKNAVDNSRLNQTLNTPALATLHLLDSQLEWILAGGGLSWAAARTAESSGLLYDWAAASTVATPFVSDPAHRSPVVATLDFDDSVDAAAVAKTLRANGIVDTEPYRKLGRNQLRIATFVSIEPDDVRQLIRSIEYVLSQQG; the protein is encoded by the coding sequence ATGTCGATCGAGATCCCCCGCGAACTGCTGCCCGCCGACGGACGCTTCGGCTGCGGCCCCTCGAAAGTGCGCCCCGCCCAGGTGCAGGCACTCGCCGCGGCGGGAGTCGGCCTGCTGGGCACGTCACACCGCCAGGCGCCCGTGAAGAATCTCGTCGGGAGCGTTCGCGAGCGCCTCGCCGCGCTGTTCCGGCTGCCGGACGGCTACGAGATCATCCTCGGCAACGGCGGATCGACCGCGTTCTGGGATGCAGCCGCGTTCGGCCTCATCGAGCAGCGCAGCCAGAACCTCGTGTTCGGAGAGTTCGGCGGCAAGTTCGCCAAGGCTGCGGCGGCTCCGTGGCTCGATGCCCCCGACGTGCGCACCGCCGAGGCCGGAACGCTGACCACCCCGGAGGTCGTCGACGGCGTCGACGTGTTCGCCTGGCCGCACAACGAGACCTCGACCGGCGTCGCGGCCGCGGTGCAGCGCGTCGCCGCCGACGGCGCGCTCACGGTGATCGATGCGACCAGCGCCGCAGGCGGCATCGACTTCGACGTCGCACAGGCCGACGTCTACTACTTCGCGCCGCAGAAGAACCTCGGCTCCGACGGCGGTCTGTGGTTCGCGGCCGTCTCTCCGGCCGCGATCGACCGCATCGAGCGGATCGCCGCATCCGGGCGGTACATCCCCGAGTTCCTCAGCCTGAAGAACGCGGTCGACAACTCGCGGCTCAACCAGACCCTGAACACCCCCGCGCTGGCCACCCTGCACCTGCTCGACAGCCAGCTGGAGTGGATCCTCGCCGGCGGCGGTCTCAGCTGGGCGGCCGCGCGCACGGCGGAGTCGTCCGGCCTGCTCTACGACTGGGCCGCCGCGTCGACCGTCGCGACCCCGTTCGTCAGCGACCCGGCGCACCGCTCCCCCGTGGTCGCGACCCTCGACTTCGACGACAGCGTCGACGCGGCCGCCGTCGCGAAGACCCTCCGCGCGAACGGGATCGTCGACACCGAGCCCTATCGCAAGCTCGGCCGCAACCAGCTGCGCATCGCGACGTTCGTGTCGATCGAGCCCGACGACGTCCGTCAGCTGATCCGATCGATCGAGTACGTGCTCTCGCAGCAGGGCTGA
- a CDS encoding DUF3027 domain-containing protein, translated as MTSTPDDLAASTRDLALAALHEITPASTVGPAAGHTVEESGAVSLRFENRLPGYPGWFWTVTVAQVEDSEPTVLEVELMPGDGALLAPDWVPWAERLAEYRAHQAELAAQAETDAAEDDSDQDDSGEDDDDESDDEDESDDDDESDDDDESDDDESDEDDEQDDDDLSPRLHAGDLDGVDIDELDESGDDDEEDESNDDESDDDESDDDESDDDDSDEDDDE; from the coding sequence ATGACCTCGACGCCTGACGACCTCGCCGCATCCACTCGTGATCTCGCGCTCGCCGCGCTGCACGAGATCACTCCGGCCTCGACCGTGGGACCGGCGGCCGGTCACACGGTCGAGGAGAGCGGCGCCGTGTCGCTGCGCTTCGAGAACCGCCTGCCCGGCTACCCGGGCTGGTTCTGGACCGTGACCGTCGCGCAGGTCGAGGACTCGGAGCCGACGGTTCTCGAGGTCGAGCTGATGCCGGGCGACGGCGCGCTGCTCGCTCCCGACTGGGTGCCGTGGGCCGAGCGCCTCGCCGAGTACCGTGCGCACCAGGCCGAGCTCGCGGCGCAGGCCGAGACGGACGCCGCTGAAGACGACTCGGACCAGGACGATTCCGGCGAGGATGACGACGACGAGTCTGATGACGAAGACGAGTCCGATGACGACGACGAGTCCGATGACGACGACGAGTCCGATGACGACGAGTCCGACGAGGACGACGAGCAGGATGACGACGATCTGTCGCCGCGACTGCACGCCGGCGACCTCGACGGCGTCGACATCGACGAGCTCGACGAGTCCGGGGATGACGACGAGGAAGATGAGTCCAACGACGACGAGTCCGACGACGACGAGTCCGACGACGACGAATCCGACGACGACGATTCCGACGAGGACGACGACGAGTAA
- a CDS encoding cold-shock protein: MPTGKVRFYDDEKGFGFIASDDGQDVFLHASALPAGVSVKKNARVEFGLADGRRGPQALSVRVLDAPPSLAKAARKPADDMAVIVEDLVRMLDEMGGDLRRGRYPSATRSRTVAAVLRKVADDLDA, from the coding sequence ATGCCCACCGGCAAGGTCAGGTTCTACGACGACGAGAAGGGGTTCGGCTTCATCGCATCGGATGACGGCCAGGACGTCTTCCTGCACGCCTCTGCCCTTCCTGCAGGCGTCTCCGTGAAGAAGAACGCCCGCGTCGAGTTCGGTCTCGCCGACGGCCGTCGGGGCCCGCAGGCGCTGTCGGTGCGCGTGCTCGACGCGCCGCCCAGTCTGGCGAAGGCCGCGCGCAAGCCCGCCGACGACATGGCCGTGATCGTCGAGGATCTGGTGAGGATGCTCGATGAGATGGGCGGCGACCTCCGGCGCGGCCGCTATCCTTCGGCGACCAGGAGCCGCACCGTCGCCGCCGTCCTCCGCAAGGTCGCTGATGACCTCGACGCCTGA
- a CDS encoding multidrug ABC transporter ATPase codes for MSMHDDRSAPKTGRLERFLAFTALGLAAASVICFFSIIIGTAVGMDQSAFGHGVWPFVAGLPLFGLPIAFLMIISLLVLSWARKGRAGSGS; via the coding sequence ATGAGCATGCATGACGACCGCAGCGCGCCGAAGACCGGGCGACTCGAGCGATTCCTGGCCTTCACCGCGCTGGGTCTCGCCGCGGCGTCCGTGATCTGCTTCTTCTCGATCATCATCGGCACCGCCGTCGGCATGGACCAGTCCGCGTTCGGGCATGGCGTCTGGCCGTTCGTCGCGGGACTGCCGCTGTTCGGCCTGCCGATCGCGTTCCTGATGATCATCTCCCTGCTGGTGCTCAGCTGGGCGCGCAAGGGACGCGCGGGCTCCGGGTCCTGA
- a CDS encoding helicase-associated domain-containing protein, whose amino-acid sequence MSTHARPLAARLASASDAQLERVLRERAVRPDAGWVDFFDAAEALLEPASIERALARLTLAEARALRSAGPDDAVDLGDAGLGLLDEDDRVLPPVRAVVETLAEIPDAEESRPTRASAADSARAAERAFATIAGVAELLLAARTAPLGLVATGALSATEKRRLLDDGDLDALRDLAEMAGLTRRVDRELRPTADAESWLDASFTGRWTLVAGRFRDALPSGIRGSAAIDWPRAHPWDASWPARAAHLRGLALRLGLLADDGSESAWAVPEWGGPLHTDEPFDSSALQALLPSEVDRLFLQNDLTAIAPGPLRPSLDNRLRTMTEHDPAQASSYRFTAESVSRALVEGDSAEGILAFLREISLTGVPQPLEYLVAQTASRHGLVRVRPDADGGTVVTSTDAHLLEAMEIDRNLRPLGLIREGDRLISRVGAEAVAWALADARYPATLVDRDGRSVAAGRARIAGPAAATDGGHAALIARLRSHQGPDADAAWLDRELEAAVRAKAVVLVEVAMPDGSRRELTLEAAGLGGGRLRGRDRAADVERTLPVRSIVSVRVLQS is encoded by the coding sequence ATGAGCACGCACGCCCGTCCGCTGGCTGCCCGGCTCGCCTCGGCGAGCGACGCGCAGCTGGAGCGGGTGCTGCGCGAGCGGGCGGTGCGACCGGATGCCGGGTGGGTCGACTTCTTCGACGCCGCAGAGGCGCTTCTCGAGCCGGCCTCCATCGAACGCGCCCTTGCCCGTCTCACACTCGCCGAGGCGCGTGCCCTCCGCTCGGCAGGGCCGGACGATGCGGTCGATCTCGGCGATGCGGGTCTGGGCCTGCTCGACGAGGACGACCGGGTCCTCCCCCCGGTGCGCGCGGTCGTCGAGACGCTCGCCGAGATCCCGGATGCCGAGGAGTCGCGTCCCACTCGGGCATCCGCCGCCGATTCCGCCCGCGCCGCCGAACGGGCCTTCGCGACGATCGCCGGCGTGGCCGAGCTTCTGCTCGCCGCGCGCACCGCACCCCTCGGGCTGGTCGCGACCGGCGCGCTGAGCGCGACGGAGAAGCGGCGACTGCTCGACGACGGCGACCTCGACGCATTGCGCGATCTGGCCGAAATGGCAGGTCTCACCAGGCGCGTCGACCGGGAGCTGAGGCCGACCGCGGACGCCGAGTCATGGCTGGACGCCTCCTTCACCGGACGATGGACGCTCGTGGCCGGCCGCTTCCGCGATGCCCTGCCTTCCGGCATCCGGGGTTCGGCGGCGATCGACTGGCCTCGCGCTCACCCCTGGGACGCGAGCTGGCCGGCGCGAGCCGCGCACCTGCGCGGCCTCGCCCTGCGGCTCGGACTTCTGGCCGACGACGGATCGGAGAGCGCATGGGCGGTTCCCGAGTGGGGCGGCCCGCTGCACACCGACGAGCCGTTCGACAGCTCGGCGCTGCAGGCGCTTCTGCCTTCGGAGGTCGACCGGCTCTTCCTGCAGAACGACCTCACCGCCATCGCCCCGGGCCCGCTGCGACCGTCGCTCGACAACAGGCTGCGGACGATGACCGAGCATGACCCCGCCCAGGCCTCGTCGTACCGCTTCACCGCCGAATCGGTGTCGCGCGCGCTCGTCGAGGGCGACAGCGCCGAGGGCATCCTGGCTTTCCTGCGGGAGATCTCGCTGACCGGGGTTCCGCAGCCTCTCGAGTACCTGGTCGCCCAGACGGCGTCGAGGCACGGTCTCGTGCGCGTGCGGCCGGATGCCGACGGCGGCACCGTCGTGACGAGCACCGACGCCCACCTGCTGGAGGCGATGGAGATCGACCGCAACCTGCGCCCCCTCGGACTCATCCGCGAGGGGGACCGGCTGATCTCGCGCGTCGGAGCCGAGGCGGTGGCGTGGGCGCTCGCGGATGCCAGATACCCGGCAACCCTCGTCGACCGCGACGGCCGCAGCGTGGCCGCTGGTCGAGCGCGGATCGCCGGTCCCGCCGCCGCGACCGACGGCGGACACGCCGCTCTGATCGCGAGGCTGCGCTCGCACCAGGGTCCCGACGCCGACGCCGCCTGGCTGGACCGCGAGCTGGAAGCCGCGGTGCGGGCGAAGGCCGTGGTGCTCGTCGAGGTCGCCATGCCGGACGGCTCGCGACGCGAGCTCACTCTCGAGGCTGCGGGTCTCGGGGGCGGACGACTGCGCGGGCGCGACCGCGCAGCCGACGTGGAACGGACGCTCCCGGTACGCAGCATCGTGTCGGTGCGGGTGCTGCAGAGCTGA
- a CDS encoding DNA repair helicase XPB, protein MSDGPLIVQSDRTVLLEVAHADAESARHELAIFAELERAPEHIHTYRITRLGLWNARAAGHTAEDMLETLDRWSRFPVPPSVAVDLRETVNRYGRLVIERDDEGALVLRSTDPAVLAQVANNKRIQPLLIGHPSPDSYVVDAWARGQIKQELLKIGWPAEDLAGYTPGTPHEIDLDEDGWSMRPYQRQAVEAFAKDGSGVVVLPCGAGKTIVGAGAMAATGTTTLILVTNTVSARQWRDELLKRTSLTPEEIGEYSGQAKEVKPVTIATYQILTAKRKGQYAHLSLLDEMDWGLIVYDEVHLLPAPVFKLTADLQARRRIGLTATLVREDGREGDVFSLIGPKRFDAPWKQIEAQGFISPAACYEVRVDLPPSDRLEYAAATDDERYRLAASAPAKITAVRELIAKHPGERILVIGQYLDQLESLSQALNAPQITGATPIDEREELYRQFREGEISLLVVSKVANFSIDLPEASVAIQVSGSFGSRQEEAQRLGRLLRPKQSNHTASFYTLIARDTVDQDYAQNRQRFLAEQGYSYTVMDAVDLAA, encoded by the coding sequence ATGTCTGATGGCCCCCTGATCGTCCAGAGCGACCGCACCGTGCTGCTCGAGGTCGCGCACGCCGACGCCGAGTCCGCCCGGCACGAGCTGGCGATCTTCGCCGAGCTGGAGCGGGCCCCCGAGCACATCCACACCTACCGCATCACGCGTCTCGGGCTGTGGAACGCACGAGCCGCCGGCCACACCGCAGAAGACATGCTCGAGACCCTCGACCGCTGGTCGCGCTTCCCCGTCCCGCCGTCTGTGGCGGTCGATCTGCGCGAGACGGTGAACCGCTACGGACGGCTCGTGATCGAACGCGACGACGAGGGCGCGCTGGTGCTGCGCTCGACGGACCCCGCCGTGCTCGCCCAGGTGGCGAACAACAAGCGCATCCAGCCGCTGCTCATCGGGCACCCCTCGCCCGACAGCTACGTCGTCGACGCGTGGGCGCGCGGGCAGATCAAGCAGGAGCTGCTGAAGATCGGCTGGCCGGCCGAGGATCTGGCCGGCTACACGCCGGGCACGCCGCACGAGATTGATCTCGACGAGGACGGCTGGAGCATGCGGCCGTACCAGCGGCAGGCGGTCGAGGCGTTCGCGAAGGATGGCTCCGGCGTCGTGGTGCTGCCGTGCGGCGCGGGCAAGACGATCGTCGGCGCCGGCGCGATGGCCGCCACCGGCACGACCACCCTCATCCTGGTGACCAACACGGTCTCGGCGCGCCAGTGGCGCGACGAGCTGCTCAAGCGCACCTCGCTGACCCCCGAGGAGATCGGCGAGTACTCCGGTCAGGCCAAGGAGGTCAAGCCGGTCACGATCGCGACGTACCAGATCCTCACCGCGAAGCGGAAGGGCCAGTACGCCCACCTCTCGCTGCTCGACGAGATGGACTGGGGCCTCATCGTCTACGACGAGGTGCATCTGCTGCCTGCTCCGGTGTTCAAGCTGACCGCCGATCTGCAGGCCCGCCGCCGCATCGGCCTCACCGCGACTCTCGTGCGCGAAGACGGCCGAGAGGGTGACGTGTTCAGCCTGATCGGCCCGAAGCGCTTCGATGCGCCCTGGAAGCAGATCGAGGCGCAGGGCTTCATCTCTCCGGCCGCCTGCTATGAGGTGCGGGTGGACCTGCCGCCGAGCGACCGCCTCGAATACGCCGCGGCCACAGACGACGAGCGCTACCGGCTCGCGGCATCCGCACCTGCGAAGATCACAGCGGTGCGTGAGCTGATCGCGAAGCACCCCGGCGAGCGCATCCTCGTCATCGGTCAGTACCTCGACCAGCTGGAGAGCCTGTCACAGGCGCTGAACGCGCCGCAGATCACGGGCGCGACCCCCATAGACGAGCGCGAGGAGCTGTACCGACAGTTCCGTGAGGGCGAGATCTCGCTGCTCGTCGTGTCGAAGGTCGCCAACTTCTCGATCGACCTCCCCGAGGCCTCGGTCGCCATCCAGGTGTCCGGCTCCTTCGGCTCGCGCCAGGAGGAGGCGCAGCGTCTGGGTCGCCTTCTGCGACCCAAGCAGTCGAATCACACGGCCAGCTTCTACACCCTCATCGCCCGCGACACCGTCGACCAGGACTACGCGCAGAACCGGCAGCGGTTCCTCGCCGAGCAGGGGTACAGCTACACGGTCATGGATGCGGTCGACCTGGCCGCCTGA
- a CDS encoding alpha/beta fold hydrolase yields MDAPAPSTGSRHREWSPSLPHASGFDHIVVRTLGLSSHVAVIGEGEPVVMLHGFPQSWWEWRHVAPRLAARGHRVICPDLRGSGWTEADDPSIRRTTMVADLIAVLDALGVVKAHVVSHDLGAVVAGQLAYGHPERVRTAVQFAVPPGFMTFSPKLLPAFTHMPPLLRHRAGDSLAWLFGPDYAAKPMTADVVDGYLRVQKRSGFDAAVRELYRGMIIPEVMRLATGHYKRRRLHPPTLAVFGRQDAPFAEPTVRRICRGHERYADRFELAFVDGAAHFVVDDAPEAVAELCLDWFTRGERAPEGE; encoded by the coding sequence ATGGACGCACCGGCACCGTCGACGGGCTCCCGCCACCGCGAGTGGTCGCCTTCGCTTCCCCACGCATCCGGCTTCGACCACATCGTCGTCAGAACCCTCGGCCTGAGCAGCCATGTCGCCGTCATCGGCGAGGGGGAGCCCGTGGTCATGCTGCACGGCTTCCCGCAGAGCTGGTGGGAGTGGCGGCATGTCGCGCCGAGGCTCGCCGCCCGAGGTCACCGCGTGATCTGCCCCGACCTGCGTGGCTCGGGCTGGACGGAGGCCGACGACCCGTCCATCCGCCGCACGACGATGGTCGCGGATCTCATCGCGGTTCTCGATGCGCTGGGCGTCGTGAAAGCACACGTCGTCAGCCATGACCTCGGTGCGGTCGTCGCCGGTCAGCTGGCATACGGGCATCCGGAACGCGTCCGCACAGCCGTGCAGTTCGCCGTGCCGCCGGGGTTCATGACCTTCAGCCCCAAGCTGCTTCCTGCGTTCACGCACATGCCGCCGCTGCTGAGGCATCGTGCGGGCGACTCGCTCGCCTGGCTGTTCGGCCCCGATTACGCGGCGAAGCCCATGACCGCCGATGTCGTGGACGGCTATCTGCGGGTGCAGAAGCGATCGGGATTCGATGCCGCCGTCCGGGAGCTGTACCGCGGCATGATCATTCCCGAGGTGATGCGCCTGGCGACGGGCCACTACAAGAGGCGCCGGCTGCACCCGCCGACGCTCGCGGTCTTCGGGCGCCAGGATGCTCCCTTCGCCGAGCCGACGGTGCGTCGCATCTGCCGAGGACATGAGCGGTACGCCGACCGCTTCGAGCTCGCCTTCGTCGACGGCGCCGCGCATTTCGTCGTCGACGATGCTCCGGAAGCCGTCGCCGAGCTGTGCCTCGACTGGTTCACGCGTGGTGAGAGAGCCCCTGAGGGCGAGTAG